Below is a window of Andrena cerasifolii isolate SP2316 chromosome 5, iyAndCera1_principal, whole genome shotgun sequence DNA.
TTGCGAGTACAGCGAGTTGTCCGTAGTAACTTCGACTCGATGAAATCAATAAAAGCTAATGAATTTGAATAATAATTCAATCTAATCTAATGAAATAATACAAAGAATGTATAGGCCAAGGAACAAAGTTTCTACCATGCTTCTTCTGCCTCTTGTGGTACCGATGGTGTGTAGGCTTCTTCACTGTATGGTTCTCCGCCGGTTTCAAACTGCACACAGAGAGGACAAAAGGAATGTTAGAATTCGTTTTAATTGCAGTGTTTAGAATATCGATCGAAATATGAGTATAAAATTTTACGTACATCTCTGACGTCTTCTCCTCCGAATTTGTTCCCTCTTCCAGGCATGAAGTTTCGACTCGCATTTCCACCCATTAGCCAATCTGGAACGGGTTGGCCTGCCTGTTTCAATATTCTGATCAGATCACTTCTTAGCGGTGCGTCGTCATCAGGATCAAAGAAAGATGTCGCTCTTCCTCGATTGCCTACACGGCCAGTTCTTCCAATTCGATGAACATACTCATCGATCGTCTTTGGCATATCGTAGTTTATAACGTGGGCCacattttttatatccaacccTCTAGCGGCTACAGCTGTAGCCACTAGAATAGCCATTTTCCCACTTTTGAAGTCAGCCAACGCTTCTTCTCTTTGCCTTTGTAATCTGTCACCGTGAATGCTAGTAGTCGGGTAATTATTTTCGGAAAGGAAGGCTGCAATAAAATCCGCTTTTCTCTTCATCTCAACGAATACCAAGGTGCCTTTTATTACCCCAGCGTCGTTTTCTCTTTCTAAAACTTCTTTAAGCATATCCTTCTTCTTATTTCTGGCAACTTCGTAAAAATTCTGCTCGACATCTGCGCAGGCTCCGCCCACAATGCCAActgctaagaataaataattgtttaaaaatctcTTCGCTAAGTGTTGCACTTCATCCGGGAAAGTAGCCGAAAACATTAGCGTCTGCCTTTCACCCAAAGGTACCATAGTCTCGTGATCTACCATCCGCTCGATGTTGGACAGGAATCCCATGTCCAGCATACGGTCCGCTTCATCCAACACAAGAAATCGTACAGAACCGAATGCAATTCTTCCTCTATCCAAGAAGTCCAGTAGCCTTCCAGGTGTTGCTACAAGTATGTGACAGCCCGAAGTAAGTTTCCCTCCTTGATGAGTGACAGATGTTCCGCCATATGCAACTACTGTCTTTAATATGGATTTGTGTGAAAATTTAACAATCTGTTGCCATATTTGGATAGTAAGCTCGCGGGTGGGTGATACAATGATAACTTGTGGCTCGCAAGTTGATCCTATCACTAAGTCAACGGGCTTGTCCAACAATGTGTTTATAATGGGAACTGCGAACGCAGCAGTTTTCCCTGATCCTGTTTGCGCGCAAGCCATCAAATCGCGACCGTCCATTATAATTGGTAGAGCATGCTTTTGCACGGGCGTCGGTTTTGTGTATCCCGATTTCTTGATGTTCTCCAGGATGATGTTTCTAAGTCCAGCTGTTTCGAAAGTGTCTATCGGCGGAGGTGGATTCTCACCGCTTACTTTGATCTCGATGTCATCGTACTTCTTAAAATTAATGCCCATTTCAACTCCATTTTCGAACAGAGAATTTTCATCAGTAGGCAACTCGGGGGGAATGTATATTTCCCGGGGTTTCTGATCTTCCTCGTTGCCATCGTTATCATTTTGTCCACCAAACTTCCCTCTCTGTCTGTCACCTCTGTCATTTTGATTATCCTCGTTGTCATCGCCGTCGTTTTCATACTTATTATATCTTCCGTAGCTACCACCTTCATCGTCACCATCCCTGTTCCTGCCTCTAAATCCTCCACCCCTGCCTCGATCGCCGCCTCCCCGGCCTCGATCGCCGCCCCTGCCTCGATCACCACCTCCCCTGCCTCGATCACCTCCTCCCCCTCTTCGATCGCCTCCTCCTCTGCCCTGATAACCACCACCGCCTCTACCTCCTCTTCCTCTGAAATCTCCTCTGCCACCTCTGCCTCCTCCTCCACCAGACAATCCAAAATCATTACCATCGTTATTAGAGCTCCAAGGATTATCATCATTATTTCCATCATCGTTGCCGCTGTCTGGAGTGAAACCTTTGTTGCCGCTAGCCCATGGCGGCGCGTCACTGTTATTATTGTCCTGAATTACAAATCCACGACCTTTTCCATAGCTACGTCCACCTTCGTTGTGCTAATTTAACAGCAAgacaaataacaaatttaatataaatataccgTATTAGcagaatttattcaaatattgtAGTAGCAAATGAGGATGTATAAATGCTAAAAGAGGAATACATATACTCACAGTTTCTGAATTCGTGGAAAACGTACTTTGACCCCATTCGTCATCCATTGtatctaattttataaaaagagaTCGTTAGGATACATTTTTGAGAAGTGATagaattaaacaattattttattctagGCTGTTACAGTTTTGTTGCAATTTATCGCAATGGTGTTTCAGAACTCTAAGTACAAAGCttggaaatataaaaaaattcatatggAGAAACAGAAAAGTCTTGATGGAGATAGATCTGCAAACTAATTATTCAGATacttagttatttaaataaaatgtacaaGTTCGCATAACAGAACTTTGCAGTTAACTATTCGTAAAggataaaacaaatatagattCACAATCAATCAGAAAAACCACAACTATCTTGGGAAGTCTCTGCACTATTGAAGATGCAAACAAAACCATAATCAGATATTACCTGTTAAAGTATATATTATCCAGTTCTTAAGATGTAATGTAATTTTACATA
It encodes the following:
- the Vas gene encoding ATP-dependent RNA helicase vasa; amino-acid sequence: MDDEWGQSTFSTNSETHNEGGRSYGKGRGFVIQDNNNSDAPPWASGNKGFTPDSGNDDGNNDDNPWSSNNDGNDFGLSGGGGGRGGRGDFRGRGGRGGGGYQGRGGGDRRGGGGDRGRGGGDRGRGGDRGRGGGDRGRGGGFRGRNRDGDDEGGSYGRYNKYENDGDDNEDNQNDRGDRQRGKFGGQNDNDGNEEDQKPREIYIPPELPTDENSLFENGVEMGINFKKYDDIEIKVSGENPPPPIDTFETAGLRNIILENIKKSGYTKPTPVQKHALPIIMDGRDLMACAQTGSGKTAAFAVPIINTLLDKPVDLVIGSTCEPQVIIVSPTRELTIQIWQQIVKFSHKSILKTVVAYGGTSVTHQGGKLTSGCHILVATPGRLLDFLDRGRIAFGSVRFLVLDEADRMLDMGFLSNIERMVDHETMVPLGERQTLMFSATFPDEVQHLAKRFLNNYLFLAVGIVGGACADVEQNFYEVARNKKKDMLKEVLERENDAGVIKGTLVFVEMKRKADFIAAFLSENNYPTTSIHGDRLQRQREEALADFKSGKMAILVATAVAARGLDIKNVAHVINYDMPKTIDEYVHRIGRTGRVGNRGRATSFFDPDDDAPLRSDLIRILKQAGQPVPDWLMGGNASRNFMPGRGNKFGGEDVRDFETGGEPYSEEAYTPSVPQEAEEAW